In a single window of the Zea mays cultivar B73 chromosome 5, Zm-B73-REFERENCE-NAM-5.0, whole genome shotgun sequence genome:
- the LOC100501987 gene encoding gibberellin-regulated protein 2 precursor → MKPAATARVAGLLFFLVLLLALPSLRVSMAGSGFCDGKCAVRCSKASRHDDCLKYCGICCATCNCVPSGTAGNKDECPCYRDMTTGHGNRTRPKCP, encoded by the exons ATGAAGCCTGCGGCCACCGCCAGAGTTGCTggcctcctcttcttcctcgtcCTCCTCCTGGCGCTGCCTTCCCTCCGCGTCTCCATGGCTGGATCAG GGTTCTGCGACGGCAAGTGCGCGGTGAGGTGCTCCAAGGCGAGCCGGCACGACGACTGCCTCAAGTACTGCGGGATCTGCTGCGCCACCTGCAACTGCGTGCCGTCCGGGACCGCGGGCAACAAGGACGAGTGCCCATGCTACCGCGACATGACCACCGGACACGGCAACCGCACCAGGCCCAAGTGCCCCTGA
- the LOC100191334 gene encoding aspartate-semialdehyde dehydrogenase (The RefSeq protein has 1 substitution compared to this genomic sequence), translated as MQAAAAVVVRHPRLFPPSPGRSAQHRRAPSTVRMALREDGPSVAIVGATGAVGQEFLRVITDRDFPYRGLRLLASERSAGKRLAFEDREYTVQDLAAPGAFDGVDIALFSAGGSVSRKYGPAAVASGAVVVDNSSAFRMEPEVPLVIPEVNPEAMANVRLGQGAIVANPNCSTIICLMAATPLHRHAKVLRMVVSTYQAASGAGAAAMEELKLQTQEVLEGKAPTCNIFKQQYAFNIFSHNAPVLENGYNEEEMKMVKETRKIWNDKEVKVTATCIRVPVMRAHAESVNLQFEKPLDEDTAREILRAAPGVTIIEDRASNRFPTPLEVSDKDDVAVGRIRQDLSLDGNRGLDIFVCGDQIRKGAALNAVQIAEMLLK; from the exons ATgcaggccgccgccgccgtcgtcgtccgCCACCCGCGCCTATTCCCGCCGTCCCCGGGCCGCTCCGCGCAGCACCGGCGCGCACCCAGCACCGTGCGCATGGCGCTGCGCGAGGACGGGCCCTCGGTGGCCATCGTGGGCGCCACGGGCGCGGTGGGCCAGGAGTTCCTCCGCGTCATCACGGACCGGGACTTCCCCTACCGCGGCCTCCGCCTCCTCGCCAGCGAGCGGTCCGCGGGGAAGCGCCTCGCCTTTGAGGACCGCGAGTACACCGTCCAGGACCTCGCGGCCCCTGGGGCGTTCGACGGCGTCGACATCGCGCTATTCAGCGCCGGCGGGAGCGTCAGCCGGAAGTATGGGCCCGCGGCCGTCGCCAGCGGCGCCGTAGTTGTCGACAACAGCTCCGCGTTCCGGATGGAGCCCGAGGTGCCGCTCGTCATCCCCGAGGTCAACCCCGAGGCCATGGCGAACGTCCGCCTCGGGCAGGGGGCGATTGTGGCAAATCCGAATTGCTCGACCATCATCTGCCTCATGGCTGCCACGCCGCTCCATCGCCACGCTAAG gtgttaAGGATGGTTGTCAGCACATACCAAGCAGCAAGTGGTGCGGGTGCTGCGGCAATGGAAGAACTCAAGCTGCAGACTCAGGAG GTCTTGGAAGGGAAGGCGCCAACATGCAACATTTTCAAACAGCAG TATGCTTTTAATATATTCTCACACAATGCACCAGTTCTTGAGAATGGGTATAACGAGGAGGAAATGAAAATGGTGAAGGAGACCAGGAAAATTTGG AATGACAAGGAGGTGAAAGTAACTGCGACTTGCATACGGGTTCCTGTGATGCGCGCACATGCTGAAAGTGTCAATCTACAGTTTGAAAAGCCACTTGATGAG GATACTGCAAGAGAAATTTTGAGAGCAGCTCCTGGTGTTACCATTATTGATGACCGAGCTTCCAATCGCTTTCCTACACCTCTGGAG GTATCAGACAAAGATGACGTAGCAGTGGGTAGGATTCGTCAGGACTTGTCCCTGGATGGTAACCGAGG GTTGGACATATTTGTGTGTGGTGATCAGATACGTAAAGGCGCCGCACTCAATGCCGTTCAGATTGCTGAAATGCTGCTGAAGTGA